From a single Paenibacillus sp. FSL R5-0345 genomic region:
- a CDS encoding rod shape-determining protein, whose protein sequence is MFSKDIGIDLGTANVLIHVKGRGVVLDEPSVVTLESDTKRVLAVGEQARRMVGRTPGNITTIRPLRDGVIADFEITEMMLKYFIDRVGGRTWYSRPRILICAPTNITSVEQKSIREAAERSGAKEVFMEEEPKAAAIGAGMDIYQPSGNMVVDIGGGTTDVAVLSMGDVVTASSIKVAGDKFDEAILRYIKQKYKLLIGERTAEDIKVTIGTVRPGLMKSEMDIRGRDMVSGLPQTLTITAGEVKEALWDPVSSIVAAAKSVLERTPPELSADIIDRGVVLTGGGALLNGLDELLSEELHVPVWVAEDPMHCVVKGTGIMLDNLDKVVKKKF, encoded by the coding sequence ATGTTTAGCAAGGATATCGGAATCGACCTCGGCACGGCCAATGTGCTCATACATGTTAAGGGAAGGGGAGTCGTTCTGGATGAACCTTCCGTGGTCACACTTGAAAGTGATACGAAGAGAGTCCTTGCGGTGGGAGAACAGGCACGTCGCATGGTTGGACGTACACCTGGAAATATAACAACTATCCGTCCTTTACGGGATGGTGTCATTGCGGATTTTGAAATCACGGAAATGATGCTGAAGTATTTTATTGACCGTGTTGGCGGTCGTACCTGGTACTCACGGCCTCGCATTCTGATATGCGCCCCTACAAATATTACATCTGTGGAACAGAAGTCCATAAGGGAAGCGGCAGAACGTAGCGGGGCTAAGGAAGTGTTTATGGAAGAAGAGCCAAAGGCCGCTGCGATTGGAGCGGGAATGGACATTTATCAACCAAGTGGAAATATGGTCGTCGATATCGGTGGCGGAACGACGGATGTAGCCGTACTTTCTATGGGCGACGTCGTTACCGCTTCTTCGATTAAAGTCGCTGGAGACAAGTTCGACGAGGCCATTTTAAGATATATTAAACAAAAGTATAAATTGTTGATCGGTGAACGGACAGCAGAGGATATTAAGGTTACTATTGGTACGGTTCGACCTGGTTTGATGAAGTCCGAAATGGATATTCGCGGCCGGGACATGGTAAGCGGACTTCCCCAGACGCTCACTATTACGGCTGGTGAGGTAAAGGAAGCATTGTGGGATCCGGTTTCTTCTATTGTGGCTGCAGCTAAATCGGTACTGGAGCGTACACCACCAGAATTGTCTGCGGACATCATTGACCGGGGTGTTGTTCTTACTGGTGGAGGTGCTTTGCTTAACGGATTGGACGAGCTGCTCTCAGAAGAATTACATGTACCTGTCTGGGTTGCGGAAGACCCTATGCATTGTGTAGTAAAGGGAACAGGGATTATGCTGGACAATTTGGACAAGGTCGTTAAGAAAAAGTTCTAA
- the spoIIID gene encoding sporulation transcriptional regulator SpoIIID, translated as MHDYIKERTIKIGRCIVETRHTVRTIAKEFGVSKSTVHKDLTERLPEINPDLADQVKHILEYHKSIRHLRGGEATKIKYKKTTGKKREVAVASKP; from the coding sequence GTGCACGATTACATCAAGGAACGTACGATCAAAATCGGACGCTGCATCGTGGAAACCAGGCATACGGTCCGGACCATAGCCAAGGAATTTGGCGTTTCAAAGAGCACGGTGCACAAAGACTTGACTGAGCGTCTGCCAGAGATCAACCCTGATCTGGCTGATCAGGTGAAGCACATTCTTGAATATCACAAATCCATCCGACATCTTCGGGGGGGAGAAGCCACAAAAATTAAATATAAAAAAACGACGGGGAAAAAACGTGAGGTTGCTGTAGCATCAAAGCCATGA
- a CDS encoding M23 family metallopeptidase, with translation MNEQDKNKTNHDESLKKSQGDSGAKPSSWSKMLSKRWVFPAVYTAAAAIILTLVWVYQDAGQKPLDTAATTQQVGASTNEAGTANSNPDALEVLASAESLAWPVANPGEVEVVKPYYDENGTEDNHVAAMVQYNDKFIPNVGIDLAREDNNTFDVKAALSGEVTRVEDVAVLGKVIEITHQGNMKTVYQSLGDTKVKKGDVVKQGDTLATAGRSELEKNLGNHVHFEVYKDGNVVNPSELLPGR, from the coding sequence ATGAATGAACAAGACAAAAACAAAACAAACCATGATGAATCTCTCAAAAAATCGCAGGGAGATTCAGGTGCTAAACCTTCTTCATGGAGCAAGATGTTATCTAAACGTTGGGTGTTCCCAGCAGTCTACACGGCGGCAGCGGCAATTATACTAACCTTGGTGTGGGTCTATCAGGATGCCGGCCAAAAGCCGCTGGACACCGCCGCCACAACACAGCAAGTAGGAGCTTCGACTAACGAAGCTGGTACTGCTAACAGTAATCCAGATGCCCTTGAAGTTCTTGCTTCAGCGGAAAGCTTGGCTTGGCCAGTAGCCAATCCAGGGGAAGTAGAAGTGGTCAAGCCGTACTATGATGAGAATGGTACAGAGGACAATCACGTTGCCGCCATGGTGCAGTATAACGACAAATTTATTCCTAATGTCGGTATTGATCTTGCCCGTGAAGACAACAACACATTCGACGTTAAAGCAGCGCTTAGCGGTGAAGTAACTAGAGTGGAAGATGTTGCGGTACTAGGTAAGGTAATTGAGATTACTCATCAAGGTAACATGAAGACCGTGTACCAAAGTCTTGGCGACACGAAAGTTAAAAAAGGCGATGTTGTGAAACAAGGGGATACTCTTGCAACAGCAGGTCGCAGTGAACTCGAGAAGAACCTCGGTAATCATGTACACTTTGAAGTGTATAAGGATGGTAACGTAGTTAATCCATCTGAGTTATTGCCAGGGCGATAA
- the spoIID gene encoding stage II sporulation protein D produces the protein MKDFHYLRRNKSTRWHSRPLGPRLRRLGPVAWFAAPILAALLIPLVVVPLHRGQPTPPALPAVTAAPAAPAGPEAAAQEAAQPKVSVYLSRSGQIETLPLEEYVSGVLAAEMPASFELEALKAQAVAARTFILRRLLAGDRSGVPVPGADVTDTVSHQAYVSKDTLEREWKLGGRSADLAKLQRAVLETRGVIMTYKGQPITASFFASSGGYTENSEEYWNAAIPYLRSVTSPWEKEITPNYAVTTTFTISEILTRLGLNDSVIPASKEMTHSVPTKKISTSSELPVEVLSLTTGHRVKEISIGGTIFTGREVREKLGLRSSQFSWGRKGNKIFITTFGNGHGVGMSQWGANGMAKEGGTATQILKHYYSGISFTQISTLLKK, from the coding sequence ATGAAAGATTTCCACTACTTGCGACGTAACAAGTCAACGCGCTGGCACTCGCGTCCCCTTGGTCCCCGGCTCAGGCGACTTGGTCCCGTCGCCTGGTTCGCAGCGCCTATCCTGGCGGCGCTGCTGATTCCACTGGTGGTTGTCCCGCTGCACCGGGGACAACCGACGCCTCCGGCTCTGCCGGCGGTTACGGCCGCACCGGCCGCACCCGCAGGGCCGGAGGCGGCTGCGCAGGAAGCGGCGCAGCCGAAGGTCTCCGTCTATTTGTCGCGTAGCGGACAAATAGAGACACTGCCGCTGGAGGAATACGTCAGCGGCGTGCTTGCGGCCGAGATGCCGGCCAGCTTTGAGCTTGAAGCGCTCAAAGCGCAGGCCGTAGCGGCCCGCACCTTTATCCTTCGCCGCCTGCTGGCTGGCGACAGGAGCGGCGTCCCCGTTCCGGGGGCGGATGTAACCGATACGGTAAGCCATCAGGCTTACGTATCTAAGGACACGCTGGAACGGGAGTGGAAGCTCGGCGGAAGAAGCGCCGATCTCGCTAAGCTTCAGCGCGCGGTCCTTGAGACGCGCGGTGTCATTATGACCTATAAAGGGCAGCCGATTACGGCCTCCTTTTTCGCCTCCAGTGGAGGATATACGGAGAACTCGGAAGAATACTGGAATGCGGCAATTCCCTATCTGCGCAGTGTGACGAGTCCTTGGGAGAAAGAGATTACGCCAAACTATGCGGTGACAACGACCTTCACCATTTCGGAAATACTTACTAGACTTGGGTTAAACGACAGCGTAATCCCTGCTTCCAAAGAAATGACCCATTCAGTCCCAACTAAGAAGATATCTACTTCTTCTGAATTGCCGGTAGAAGTGTTGTCTCTTACCACTGGACATCGGGTTAAAGAAATCTCTATCGGCGGTACTATTTTTACTGGAAGAGAAGTAAGAGAGAAGCTAGGGTTACGTTCCAGCCAATTCAGTTGGGGTCGAAAAGGGAACAAAATCTTTATAACTACCTTCGGAAATGGGCATGGTGTGGGAATGAGTCAGTGGGGAGCAAATGGAATGGCCAAGGAAGGCGGAACGGCTACTCAAATTCTCAAACACTATTACAGTGGTATCTCTTTTACGCAAATCTCAACTCTTCTGAAAAAATAA
- the murA gene encoding UDP-N-acetylglucosamine 1-carboxyvinyltransferase, which yields MSKFIVRGGNRLTGSVKVSGAKNSVLPIIAASLLAEEGVSVIVDAPPLDDVMTISKMLESLGAGVTYQNDIIQVDATNITSCEAPYEWVRKMRASFLVMGPLLSRLGQTRISLPGGCAIGTRPIDQHLKGFEALGAEISLGQGYIEAKSNGRLRGAKVYLDVASVGATENIMMAATLAEGVTVIENAAKEPEIVDLANYLNGMGGIVRGAGTGVIRIEGVERLHGVKHHVIPDRIEAGTYMAAAAITGGDVYVEGAIADHLGPVIAKMEEMGVTIIPDENGVRVISDKPLKAVDLKTLPYPGFPTDMQSQMMALLLRSEGTSVVTETVFENRFMHVDEFHNMNAEIKIEGRSAIVTGNAQLVGAKVCATDLRAGAALILAGLVAEGTTEVSGTHHIDRGYVHLAEKLSGLGAEIWRISMEDTAVQTVKDETLKPEIAKSESNKSEEVKPRFQVQATWV from the coding sequence ATGAGCAAATTTATCGTCCGCGGTGGCAACAGATTGACCGGGAGCGTGAAAGTTAGCGGCGCAAAAAATTCCGTATTACCGATCATAGCCGCCTCTCTATTGGCAGAAGAAGGAGTAAGCGTCATTGTGGACGCACCTCCGCTTGATGATGTAATGACGATCTCAAAAATGCTGGAATCTTTGGGTGCAGGGGTTACATATCAAAACGATATTATCCAGGTGGATGCTACAAACATCACTTCCTGTGAAGCACCTTATGAATGGGTACGAAAAATGCGGGCGTCTTTTTTAGTCATGGGACCTCTGTTATCTCGGCTTGGTCAGACAAGAATTTCTTTGCCTGGCGGCTGCGCCATTGGCACACGACCGATAGATCAACATTTGAAAGGATTTGAAGCGCTTGGTGCGGAGATTAGTCTCGGCCAGGGCTACATTGAAGCGAAAAGTAACGGTCGCCTGCGCGGAGCTAAAGTGTATTTGGATGTAGCTAGCGTGGGTGCGACCGAAAATATAATGATGGCTGCAACACTAGCCGAAGGTGTGACCGTGATTGAGAATGCGGCCAAAGAACCTGAAATTGTAGACCTAGCCAACTATTTGAACGGCATGGGTGGAATCGTGCGCGGTGCAGGAACTGGTGTTATCCGTATTGAAGGTGTTGAACGCCTGCATGGCGTTAAGCATCATGTGATTCCTGACCGTATTGAAGCCGGCACCTATATGGCTGCTGCAGCAATTACAGGTGGCGATGTATATGTGGAAGGCGCAATCGCTGATCACTTGGGACCTGTCATTGCTAAAATGGAAGAGATGGGCGTAACCATTATTCCTGATGAGAACGGGGTTCGTGTAATTAGTGACAAACCTCTTAAAGCTGTTGATTTGAAGACTTTGCCGTATCCAGGCTTTCCAACGGATATGCAGTCACAAATGATGGCATTATTGCTGCGCTCTGAAGGTACTAGTGTCGTTACGGAAACTGTATTCGAGAACCGATTCATGCATGTGGACGAATTCCATAACATGAATGCTGAGATTAAGATCGAAGGTCGCTCAGCAATCGTTACAGGTAATGCACAATTGGTCGGAGCCAAAGTATGTGCTACGGATCTACGTGCGGGAGCTGCGCTTATTTTGGCAGGTCTGGTTGCTGAAGGTACTACTGAGGTAAGTGGAACTCATCATATTGACCGTGGATACGTACATTTGGCTGAGAAGCTGTCTGGACTAGGTGCGGAAATTTGGCGTATTTCCATGGAAGACACAGCTGTACAAACAGTGAAGGATGAAACTCTTAAACCAGAAATTGCCAAGAGTGAATCGAATAAAAGCGAAGAAGTTAAACCTCGCTTTCAGGTTCAAGCAACTTGGGTATAA
- a CDS encoding DUF1146 family protein, with the protein MGDILSNGWSSAAGTSSMISMIVSLLSVVLSWWALQNLKLDLVIRYPKSPQGRLLHLLLAIVLGRLVAGFFLDYLSWSGMIRYMF; encoded by the coding sequence ATGGGGGATATATTGTCCAATGGATGGTCTAGTGCAGCTGGAACCAGCAGCATGATCTCAATGATTGTTTCTTTGCTCAGTGTTGTATTATCTTGGTGGGCATTGCAGAACCTTAAGCTGGATTTGGTCATAAGATATCCCAAGAGTCCTCAGGGAAGGCTGCTGCACTTGCTTCTGGCCATTGTACTTGGTCGTTTAGTTGCAGGATTCTTTCTGGATTACCTTAGCTGGAGTGGGATGATCCGCTATATGTTTTAG
- a CDS encoding F0F1 ATP synthase subunit epsilon translates to MNTFLLEIVTPEHLVYSKQVNSLTVRGVEGELGILPGHIPLVTPLQVAPLSVKSDGVTISIAVHGGFVEVHKDKVTVLAESAELPTDIDVERAEAARERAQRRLQTRSKQDDIDHRRAELALQRAVTRIKVSTGKGQQ, encoded by the coding sequence GTGAATACCTTTTTGTTGGAAATTGTCACGCCGGAGCATCTCGTCTATTCTAAACAAGTGAATAGCTTGACAGTACGGGGAGTCGAAGGCGAGTTGGGTATTTTGCCTGGACACATTCCGCTTGTGACTCCACTTCAGGTTGCTCCGTTATCCGTCAAATCGGACGGTGTTACGATTTCCATCGCCGTTCATGGCGGGTTCGTTGAAGTGCATAAGGACAAGGTAACAGTGCTGGCCGAAAGTGCCGAGCTGCCAACAGATATTGATGTTGAGCGCGCCGAAGCCGCTAGAGAACGGGCTCAACGCCGTCTCCAGACTCGTAGCAAACAAGATGATATCGATCACCGCCGTGCGGAGTTGGCGCTGCAACGCGCTGTTACACGGATTAAAGTGTCCACTGGTAAAGGACAACAGTAG
- the atpD gene encoding F0F1 ATP synthase subunit beta has protein sequence MNKGRVVSIMGPVVDIEFERGQLPEIFNAIKIETVLDNGRQINLTLEVSNHLGDNLVRCIAMSSTDGLVRGLDAIDQGGPISVPVGEATLGRVFNVLGNPIDNAGEVVSEIKNPIHRLAPTFDELSTQAEILETGIKVIDLLAPYAKGGKVGLFGGAGVGKTVTIQELINNIAQEHGGISVFAGVGERTREGNDLYHEMTDSGVIKKTAMVFGQMNEPPGARLRVALTGLTMAEYFRDVEGRDTLLFIDNIFRFTQAGSEVSALLGRMPSAVGYQPTLATEMGQLQERITSTKKGSVTSIQAIYVPADDYTDPAPATAFAHLDATTNLERKISEKGIFPAVDPLASSSRLLAPEIVGEEHYNVAQGVKQLLQRYTELQDIIAILGMDELSEDDKVIVARARKVERFLSQPFHVAEQFTGFKGKYVPIKETVRSFKEILDGKHDDLPEAAFLFVGTIEEAVEKAKSM, from the coding sequence ATGAACAAAGGACGCGTTGTAAGCATTATGGGTCCGGTTGTCGATATTGAATTTGAACGCGGCCAGTTGCCCGAGATATTCAACGCTATCAAAATTGAAACCGTCTTGGACAATGGTCGCCAGATTAACCTAACACTTGAGGTTTCCAATCACTTGGGAGACAATTTGGTACGTTGTATCGCGATGTCTTCTACAGATGGTCTGGTTCGTGGACTGGATGCGATTGACCAAGGTGGTCCTATTTCGGTTCCTGTAGGGGAAGCGACATTAGGTCGGGTATTTAACGTACTTGGAAATCCAATTGATAACGCTGGTGAAGTTGTTTCCGAAATAAAGAACCCGATTCACCGTTTGGCTCCGACATTTGATGAATTGTCAACACAAGCCGAAATTTTGGAAACGGGTATTAAAGTTATCGACTTGCTCGCACCTTACGCTAAAGGCGGTAAAGTTGGTCTGTTCGGCGGTGCCGGTGTAGGTAAAACGGTAACGATTCAAGAATTGATTAATAACATTGCCCAAGAACACGGCGGTATTTCCGTATTCGCGGGTGTGGGTGAACGTACTCGTGAAGGTAATGACCTTTATCACGAAATGACGGACTCCGGCGTTATTAAGAAAACAGCAATGGTGTTCGGACAAATGAATGAGCCCCCAGGCGCGCGTCTGCGCGTAGCTTTGACCGGTCTTACTATGGCGGAATATTTCCGTGATGTAGAAGGCCGCGATACGCTGCTCTTTATCGATAATATATTCCGCTTTACCCAAGCGGGTTCCGAAGTATCCGCTCTTCTCGGACGTATGCCGTCCGCGGTAGGTTACCAACCAACCCTGGCTACTGAAATGGGTCAGTTGCAAGAGCGTATCACTTCTACCAAAAAAGGCTCCGTTACTTCCATTCAAGCCATCTACGTACCAGCGGATGACTACACTGACCCTGCTCCGGCAACGGCGTTTGCTCACTTGGATGCAACAACTAATCTTGAGCGTAAGATTTCCGAGAAGGGGATTTTCCCAGCGGTTGATCCACTGGCTTCCAGCTCGCGTTTGCTAGCTCCGGAAATTGTTGGTGAAGAGCACTATAATGTGGCACAAGGTGTTAAACAATTGCTGCAACGTTATACCGAACTTCAGGACATCATTGCCATCTTGGGTATGGATGAATTGAGTGAGGATGATAAGGTTATCGTAGCCCGTGCTCGTAAAGTTGAGCGGTTCCTGTCGCAGCCTTTCCACGTAGCTGAACAGTTTACCGGCTTCAAGGGTAAATACGTGCCAATCAAAGAAACTGTACGTAGCTTTAAGGAGATTCTGGATGGTAAGCATGATGATCTTCCAGAAGCAGCGTTCCTTTTCGTAGGTACAATCGAAGAAGCGGTTGAAAAAGCGAAATCGATGTAA